A genomic window from Punica granatum isolate Tunisia-2019 chromosome 2, ASM765513v2, whole genome shotgun sequence includes:
- the LOC116196942 gene encoding uncharacterized protein LOC116196942, producing the protein MAATTSRRHSSGPMMRSLSPSGRFYSRASPSAASAAASGFASSSSSFAARPSAATSFLQRSASPTRVNMYGAPAPNPSVRFSLDRSTSPSRPISVKQRNRQAVRGSGGPKTPRRTCMCSPTTHPGSFRCSLHKNCPSSPAGGASYSPNRLNARRSAMTNSLVRIGGVEGDLVKRALAALIRPSSHQQRRRAAFQSRPSRLSVMSRAEDS; encoded by the coding sequence ATGGCGGCAACCACTTCTAGAAGGCACTCCAGTGGGCCAATGATGCGGTCGCTGTCCCCCTCTGGCCGGTTCTACTCCCGTGCCTCGCCGTCGGCGGCCTCCGCTGCGGCGTCCGGCTTCGCGTCGTCCAGCTCCAGCTTCGCCGCCCGTCCCTCTGCCGCGACCTCTTTCCTCCAGAGATCCGCCTCGCCGACGCGCGTCAACATGTACGGCGCCCCCGCGCCGAATCCGTCCGTGCGGTTCTCGCTCGACCGGTCAACCTCGCCGAGCCGCCCGATCTCCGTCAAGCAGAGGAACCGGCAGGCCGTGAGGGGGAGCGGCGGGCCGAAGACTCCCCGGCGGACGTGCATGTGCTCGCCGACGACGCATCCCGGCTCGTTCCGGTGCAGCCTCCACAAGAACTGCCCCTCCTCCCCGGCCGGGGGCGCGAGCTACTCGCCGAACAGGTTGAACGCGAGGAGGTCCGCGATGACGAACTCGCTCGTGAGGATCGGTGGCGTGGAAGGAGATCTGGTGAAGCGAGCCTTGGCGGCCCTGATCCGGCCGTCGTCCCACCAGCAGAGGCGGCGCGCTGCTTTCCAGTCGCGGCCGAGCAGGTTATCAGTAATGTCCAGGGCAGAGGATTCCTAA
- the LOC116196553 gene encoding uncharacterized protein LOC116196553, with amino-acid sequence MQRFRLNLPLSLLLLPLLVSSFPSIFSFDIRSTQLRLPDNVLPFPEDGDGEMVQWEQPGRHLLADENEANSSLILAAKRTRRKDPLDSFKIYTGGWNISNDHYWASVGFTAAPFFVIAGAWFVIFGITLSLICLCYCCCRREPYGYSRAAYALSLILLIFFTIAAIVGCIVLYTGQGKFHGSTTGTLNYIVKQANTTAENLRNVSDYLESAKRMGVDSVFLPTNVQNNIDSVKTKINSSAATLSSKTSDNSQKIQDGLDAMRLSLIILAAVMLFLAFLGFLFSVFGLQCLVYTLVILGWFLVAATFILCGVFLLLHNVVSDTCVSMDEWVQNPTAHTALDDLIPCVDNATAQETLLRTKDTTYQLINVVNGVITNISNRNFPPMARPLYYNQSGPLVPNLCNPFNADLTDRACASGEVDFNNATEVWKNYKCEVSSAGICTTTGRLTPDIYNQTTAAVNVSYGLYHYGPFLVGLQDCSFLRQTFTGISNDHCPGLRKYSKWIYIGLVLVSAAVMLSLIFWVIYARERRHRVYTKQFDRRSPPQDLNKAT; translated from the exons ATGCAGCGTTTCAGATTGAATCTACCATTGTCTTTGctcctcctcccccttctCGTCTCCTCCTTCCCTTCAATCTTCTCATTTGATATCAGAAGCACCCAACTTCGACTTCCCGATAATGTTCTGCCGTTTCCAG AGGATGGTGATGGAGAAATGGTTCAATGGGAGCAACCCGGGAGGCATCTTCTTGCAGACGAAAATGAGGCGAATTCCTCCTTGATTTTGGCAGCAAAGAGGACCCGAAGGAAAGACCCCCTCGACAGTTTTAAAATCTACACCGGTGGATGGAATATCAGCAACGATCACTACTGGGCT TCAGTGGGTTTTACGGCCGCTCCCTTCTTTGTGATTGCTGGTGCTTGGTTTGTCATCTTTGGGATAACCCTCTCCTTGATTTGTCTCTGCTACTGCTGTTGCCGAAGAGAGCCTTATGGTTACTCGAGAGCCGCCTATGCCCTCTCGCTCATCCTCCTCATTTTTTTCACGATTGCTGCAAT AGTTGGCTGCATTGTTCTGTACACCGGGCAAGGGAAGTTCCATGGGAGTACGACCGGCACTCTCAACTATATTGTCAAACAGGCTAACACAACTGCCGAGAACCTGCGGAATGTGTCAGATTATCTCGAATCTGCAAAGCGAATGGGGGTTGATTCAGTCTTTTTGCCAACCAATGTCCAGAACAACATAGATAGTGTGAAGACAAAGATTAATTCCTCGGCTGCTACCCTTTCTAGCAAGACGAGTGATAACTCGCAAAAGATTCAGGATGGCTTGGATGCAAT GAGGCTTTCTCTTATTATTCTTGCCGCTGTTATGCTCTTCTTGGCGTTTCTTGGATTCT TGTTCTCTGTGTTTGGATTGCAATGCCTCGTGTATAC CTTGGTGATCCTTGGGTGGTTTCTTGTAGCGGCAACATTTATTCTGTGCGGTGTATTTCTGCTTCTCCACAA TGTGGTTTCAGATACGTGTGTTTCGATGGATGAGTGGGTTCAGAACCCAACTGCACACACAGCATTGGACGATCTGATTCCATGCGTGGACAATGCAACTGCCCAGGAAACACTTTTACGGACCAAGGACACAACATATCAGCTGATCAATGTGGTCAACGGGGTCATCACGAATATCTCGAACCGGAACTTCCCACCCATGGCTCGACCCTTGTACTACAATCAGTCGGGGCCACTGGTTCCAAACCTTTGTAACCCTTTCAATGCCGATCTCACGGACCGTGCCTGTGCTTCAGGCGAAGTGGACTTCAATAATGCTACAGAG GTGTGGAAAAACTACAAATGTGAGGTCTCATCGGCTGGGATCTGCACGACAACAGGACGCTTGACCCCAGATATCTACAACCAAACCACTGCAGCTGTGAATGTGAGCTACGGGCTCTACCACTACGGACCATTCCTTGTTGGCCTCCAGGACTGCAGTTTCCTGCGACAGACCTTTACCGGCATCAGCAATGACCACTGCCCAGGTCTCAGGAAGTACTCCAAGTGGATCTACATTGGTCTCGTGCTTGTCTCTGCGGCTGTGATGCTTTCCCTGATCTTCTGGGTCATCTACGCTCGGGAGAGGAGGCATCGGGTGTATACAAAGCAGTTTGACCGACGGTCCCCACCTCAGGATCTCAATAAAGCCACATGA